Within the Anaeromicrobium sediminis genome, the region TTTTCTACCTCCAATCTCCCGCAATGACAGTAGTAGCTACAAAGCTTATCAATGCATAAACTAATACCACATCTATAAAATAAGTTTCACGCAATACGAAAGATATTATAGATATTAAAACTATAGTTTTAGTTCCTATTACGTTTATTACTACTAATCTATCTAATTTAGTAGGACCTATAAAGGCTC harbors:
- a CDS encoding monovalent cation/H+ antiporter complex subunit F, with the protein product MTNSIFIVSIIVLSITIMICMIRAFIGPTKLDRLVVINVIGTKTIVLISIISFVLRETYFIDVVLVYALISFVATTVIAGDWR